The following proteins come from a genomic window of Larimichthys crocea isolate SSNF chromosome III, L_crocea_2.0, whole genome shotgun sequence:
- the dgcr8 gene encoding microprocessor complex subunit DGCR8 codes for MEIDDVLPPLPLEPPDDFGQDEGRAPPPPPLQTSSDAEVMDVSSGGDGYTYTPGDGEAQPQQPLTMGSVTFCSHLSDEANPNPPCPRTARHAPPVTKFLPDLKLLRDVKIRVSFTESSSTKDRKVLYTGEGQEGGSDDGLDSLNGELHDSTSEQEVAEGSSGARNAAGRSSEEAEVDLENKVEFAVLDELEDFYENFLDHDDGEHGGFKSEVIVQQEQADDEAVAYSYEEEFDNDVDALLEEGMPVPKKMRPAEDKYGGDSDHQSDGEGGVQPMMTKIKTVLKSRGRPPTEPLPDGWIMTFHNSGIPVYLHRETRVVTWSRPYFLGTGSIRKHDPPTSSIPCLHYKKMKDQEERELNGEVTLNAEESLKPSVEANGEDGVSNSEATAEEQDGIPTSSLTDSGPDKEGTTINSLQGKEPQPCDTAQGALGQVKAKVEVCKDESIELEEFRLYLEKCFDFEQVTVKKFRTWAERRQFNRDMKRKQAESERPILPANQKLITLSVQDAPTKKEFVINPNGKSEVCILHEYMQRVLKVRPVYNFFECENPSEPFGASVIIDGVTYGTGTASSKKLAKNKAARATLEILIPDFVKQTSEEKPVEGDELEYFNHISIEDSRVYELTNKAGLLSPYQILHECLKRNHGMGDTSIKFEVIPGKNQKSEYVMTCGKHTVRGWCKNKRVGKQLASQKILQMLHPHVKNWGSLLRMYGRESNKMVKKENSDKSVIELQQYAKKNKPNLHILNKLQEEMRKLATQREETRKKPKMTIMESAQPGSEPLCTVDV; via the exons ATGGAGATAGATGATGTTCTACCCCCTCTCCCCTTGGAGCCACCTGATGATTTTGGCCAAGATGAGGGCAGagcacctccaccacctcccctgcAAACGTCCAGTGACGCAGAGGTAATGGACGTTAGCTCTGGTGGTGATGGATACACATACACCCCAGGGGATGGGGAAGCCCAGCCACAGCAGCCCCTCACCATGGGCTCAGTAACTTTCTGTAGCCACCTCTCAGATGAGGCCAATCCCAACCCACCGTGCCCCAGAACAGCCCGTCACGCTCCCCCGGTCACCAAGTTTCTACCAGACCTCAAGCTGCTCAGAGACGTTAAGATCCGTGTGAGCTTCACTGAAAGCAGCAGTACTAAGGACAGGAAGGTTTTGTACACAGGTGAAGGGCAGGAGGGAGGAAGTGATGACGGTTTAGACAGCCTGAATGGTGAGTTGCATGACTCGACTAGTGAGCAGGAGGTAGCTGAAGGTAGCTCTGGAGCAAGGAACGCAGCAGGTAGATCGTCAGAGGAGGCTGAGGTAGACCTGGAAAACAAGGTAGAGTTTGCTGTCCTGGATGAGTTGGAGGACTTCTACGAGAACTTCCTGGATCATGACGATGGGGAGCATGGCGGCTTTAAGTCTGAGGTCATAGTACAGCAGGAGCAAGCAGATGACGAGGCTGTGGCTTACTCCTATGAG GAGGAGTTTGACAATGATGTCGATGCTCTGCTGGAGGAGGGCATGCCAGTTCCAAAAAAGATGCGTCCGGCTGAAGACAAATATGGCGGGGACAGTGACCATCAGTCAGATGGTGAAGGAGGTGTTCAGCCCATGATGACCAAAATTAAGACTGTCCTGAAGA GTCGGGGCCGTCCTCCCACTGAGCCTCTACCTGATGGATGGATCATGACATTCCATAACTCAGGCATTCCAGTCTACCTGCATAGAGAGACCAGAGTGGTCACCTGGTCCAGACCCTACTTCCTTGGGACTGGCAGTATAAGG AAACATGACCCTCCTACTAGCAGCATCCCTTGCCTACACTACAAGAAAATGAAGGATCAGGAGGAAAGAGAGCTGAATGGGGAGGTGACGCTTAATGCAGAGGAGTCTCTCAAACCCAGTGTGGAGGCCAACGGTGAAGACGGAGTAAGCAATTCAGAGGCTACAGCTGAAGAGCAGGATGGCATCCCTACCTCCAGTCTGACTGACAGCGGCCCAGATAAAGAAGGTACCACCATTAACAGCCTGCAGGGTAAAGAGCCCCAGCCCTGTGACACTGCACAAGGAGCTTTAGGACAGGTCAAGGCCAAGGTGGAGGTGTGCAAGGACGAGTCCATAG AACTTGAAGAGTTTCGTCTGTACCTCGAAAAATGCTTTGACTTTGAACAAGTCACTGTAAAGAAGTTTCGTACCTGGGCTGAGCGAAGGCAGTTCAACAGAGACATGAAGAGGAAACAAGCAGAGTCAGAGAGACCTATCCTGCCTGCAAACCAGAAACTTATCACACTGTCGGTCCAAGATGCACCCACCAAGAAAG AATTTGTCATCAACCCGAATGGAAAATCTGAAGTTTGCATCTTGCATGAATATATGCAACGTGTCCTAAAGGTTCGACCTGTTTACAACTTTTTTGAATGTG AGAACCCAAGTGAACCCTTTGGAGCATCTGTTATTATAGATGGAGTAACTTATGGCACAGGAACTGCAAGCAGTAAAAAACTTGCCAAGAATAAAGCTG CTCGAGCCACACTGGAAATCCTCATCCCTGACTTTGTGAAGCAGACCTCGGAGGAGAAGCCTGTTGAGGGTGATGAACTGGAG TATTTTAATCATATCAGTATAGAAGATTCGAGGGTGTATGAGCTGACCAACAAAGCAGGACTACTTTCGCCATATCAGATTCTTCATGAGTGCCTTAAAAG AAACCATGGAATGGGAGACACCAGCATTAAATTCGAGGTGATCCCAGGGAAAAACCAGAAGAGTGAATACGTGATGACATGTGGGAAGCACACTGTGCGTGGCTGGT GCAAGAACAAGAGGGTTGGCAAACAACTAGCATCTCAGAAGATCTTGCAGATGCTTCATCCCCACGTGAAGAACTGGGGCTCACTGCTGCGCATGTACGGCAGGGAAAGCAATAAGATGGTCAAGAAG GAGAACTCAGACAAGAGTGTGATCGAGCTGCAGCAGTATGCCAAAAAGAACAAGCCAAACCTCCATATCTTGAACAAACTGCAAGAAGAAATGAGGAAACTAGCCACGCAGAGG GAGGAAACTAGGAAGAAACCCAAGATGACCATAATGGAGTCTGCCCAGCCAGGGAGTGAACCCCTCTGCACTGTTGACGTTTGA
- the tango2 gene encoding transport and Golgi organization protein 2 homolog isoform X1: MCIIFFKFDPRPASKNAYRLILAANRDEFYNRPSKAADYWGTNNEILSGLDLEYGKEGGSWLGINKRGKVAALTNYLEGHPNPDAQGRGFLVSNYLMDKDQDSYSYLKKVSTESHMYNGFNLITAEFKSKQDIVCYYGNRGSPEPIHLKPAGIYGLSNSLLDTPWKKLLQGKHHFTSVVNDQSLSGDGLVQELLGVLNNEELNTPDPAQESQGDGHSKPLIQALSAVCVRSPHYGTRTNTIILIDAEGNVTFTERTMLNCDISKWNTSSFQFKLQV, encoded by the exons ATGTGTATAATTTTCTTCAAGTTTGACCCCCGGCCTGCATCCAAAAATGCGTACAG GCTAATTTTGGCTGCAAACAGAGATGAGTTCTACAACAGGCCATCCAAGGCTGCAGACTACTGGGGGACCAACAATGAGATCCTCAGCG GCCTCGATCTGGAATATGGTAAGGAAGGAGGATCATGGCTGGGGATCAACAAGCGAGGCAAGGTGGCTGCACTCACCAACTACTTGGAAGGACATCCCAACCCTGATGCACAAGGAAGAG GATTTCTTGTGTCTAACTACCTAATGGACAAAGATCAGGACAGCTACTCCTACCTGAAGAAGGTGTCGACAGAAAGCCATATGTACAACGGCTTTAACCTCATCACGGCAGAGTTCAA ATCCAAACAAGACATTGTGTGTTACTATGGAAACAGAGGCAGCCCTGAACCCATCCATCTAAAACCAg CAGGGATCTATGGCTTGAGTAATTCGCTGCTGGACACTCCATGGAAGAAACTGCTGCAAGGCAAGCATCACTTCACTAGTGTTGTCAATGACCAGTCCCTGTCCGGTGATGGACTGGTGCAAGAGCTGCTCGGCGTCCTCAATAATGAGGAACT GAACACACCTGATCCAGCTCAGGAGAGCCAGGGTGATGGTCACAGCAAGCCCCTGATCCAGGCcctgtcagcagtgtgtgttcgCTCCCCTCATTATGGCACAAG GACCAATACAATTATCCTGATAGACGCAGAAGGTAACGTGACGTTTACAGAGCGCACCATGCTCAACTGTGACATAAGCAAGTGGAACACCAGTTCTTTCCAGTTCAAGCTGCAGGTGTGA
- the ranbp1 gene encoding ran-specific GTPase-activating protein: MADPKEQEDHDTTADDSNHDPHFEPIVSLPEQDVKTLEEDEEELFKMRAKLYRFASENDPPEWKERGTGDVKLLKHKDKGTIRLLMRRDRTLKICANHHITPMMELKPNAGSDRAWVWNTLADYADECPKPELLAIRFLNAENAQKFKVKFDESKEAVRKNLEGTGNTDSANKVAEKLEELSVKDKASEGKEEEDKKETEKKEDEKKEVKAEEKN; encoded by the exons ATGGCAGACCCAAAG GAACAGGAGGACCATGACACCACAGCAGATGACTCTAATCACGACCCTCACTTTGAGCCCATCGTGTCTCTCCCTGAGCAGGATGTGAAAACATtagaagaggacgaggaggagctCTTTAAAAT GCGGGCTAAACTATATCGTTTTGCCTCTGAGAACGACCCACCAGagtggaaggagagaggaacCGGTGATGTCAAGCTgctgaaacacaaagataaGGGCACGATCCGCCTTCTGATGAGGAGAGACCGAACCTTGAAGATTTGTGCCAACCACCACA TCACACCGATGATGGAGCTGAAGCCCAACGCTGGCAGCGACAGGGCATGGGTGTGGAACACACTAGCAGATTATGCTGACGAATGCCCCAAACCTGAACTCCTGGCAATACgctttttaaatgcagaaa ATGCTCAGAAGTTCAAGGTGAAGTTCGATGAGTCCAAGGAGGCGGTCAGAAAAAATCTAGAGGGAACAG GCAACACTGATAGCGCAAACAAAGTGGCAGAGAAGCTGGAGGAACTCTCCGTAAAAGACAAGGCTtcagaaggaaaggaggaagaggacaaaaaGGAGACTGAGAAGAAAGAGGATGAGAAAAAGGAGGtgaaggcagaggagaagaattGA
- the tango2 gene encoding transport and Golgi organization protein 2 homolog isoform X2 has protein sequence MCIIFFKFDPRPASKNAYRLILAANRDEFYNRPSKAADYWGTNNEILSGLDLEYGKEGGSWLGINKRGKVAALTNYLEGHPNPDAQGRGFLVSNYLMDKDQDSYSYLKKVSTESHMYNGFNLITAEFKSKQDIVCYYGNRGSPEPIHLKPGIYGLSNSLLDTPWKKLLQGKHHFTSVVNDQSLSGDGLVQELLGVLNNEELNTPDPAQESQGDGHSKPLIQALSAVCVRSPHYGTRTNTIILIDAEGNVTFTERTMLNCDISKWNTSSFQFKLQV, from the exons ATGTGTATAATTTTCTTCAAGTTTGACCCCCGGCCTGCATCCAAAAATGCGTACAG GCTAATTTTGGCTGCAAACAGAGATGAGTTCTACAACAGGCCATCCAAGGCTGCAGACTACTGGGGGACCAACAATGAGATCCTCAGCG GCCTCGATCTGGAATATGGTAAGGAAGGAGGATCATGGCTGGGGATCAACAAGCGAGGCAAGGTGGCTGCACTCACCAACTACTTGGAAGGACATCCCAACCCTGATGCACAAGGAAGAG GATTTCTTGTGTCTAACTACCTAATGGACAAAGATCAGGACAGCTACTCCTACCTGAAGAAGGTGTCGACAGAAAGCCATATGTACAACGGCTTTAACCTCATCACGGCAGAGTTCAA ATCCAAACAAGACATTGTGTGTTACTATGGAAACAGAGGCAGCCCTGAACCCATCCATCTAAAACCAg GGATCTATGGCTTGAGTAATTCGCTGCTGGACACTCCATGGAAGAAACTGCTGCAAGGCAAGCATCACTTCACTAGTGTTGTCAATGACCAGTCCCTGTCCGGTGATGGACTGGTGCAAGAGCTGCTCGGCGTCCTCAATAATGAGGAACT GAACACACCTGATCCAGCTCAGGAGAGCCAGGGTGATGGTCACAGCAAGCCCCTGATCCAGGCcctgtcagcagtgtgtgttcgCTCCCCTCATTATGGCACAAG GACCAATACAATTATCCTGATAGACGCAGAAGGTAACGTGACGTTTACAGAGCGCACCATGCTCAACTGTGACATAAGCAAGTGGAACACCAGTTCTTTCCAGTTCAAGCTGCAGGTGTGA
- the trmt2a gene encoding tRNA (uracil-5-)-methyltransferase homolog A isoform X1, with translation MTVPLKKVQSSPLHVVTATWQRPERFNKKKMADVSGSPVADPPPSKEENHDDVPQDSSKDNDDVKAEGENEAASDPSMYRYIKEDLFTSEIYKVEIRNLPKFVGFNDLKKFLAKHSLNPHKIKLFGKQTFAFVTFKNEEERDKAMKMVHGMQWKGQVLSVRLAKPKADPILRKRKQEEGEGQPPSKRTEGDEEEEPLSVQIANVVTPLWNVPYEEQLRRKEQEVVGVLQRLAKEIGSTNKAMLPWLFAQKGKYNKMCCPLEAIRPSPTQTEYRNKCEFLISVGADGEDKTIGFRLGKYKGGSCAVVGPADTCHVSAEAKRVVSEFQKFIRTTSYSVYSPETYEGHWKQLTVRTTRTKQAMAVVFFNPQKLEEEEVSALKSSMTKYFTEGEGKDSGVTSLYFVREGQRTSPNPEDLPCELVAGEGSIHEELLGLKFRISPHSFFQVNTGAAEVLYSAVGEWAQLDEDSTVLDVCCGTGTIGISLAKRVKKVIGIELCQEAVEDAKVNAKLNGLNNVEFHCGKAEDVFPNILNALVSPNVTAIVDPPRAGLHSKVILAIRRAEHLKRLVYVACNAKAAMNNFIDLCRAPSNRVHGAPFRPVRAMAVDLFPQTMHVEILLLLERVDYKSQQQQTSSTQEETGS, from the exons atgactgtccctttaaaaaaagttcagaGTTCACCGCTGCACGTGGTCACAGCAACATGGCAGCGCCCTGAACGTTTTAATAAGAA AAAGATGGCAGATGTTAGTGGCAGTCCAGTGGCTGATCCTCCTCCTTCGAAGGAGGAGAACCATGATGACGTCCCCCAGGACTCCAGCAAGGATAATGATGACGTCAAAGCTGAGGGGGAGAACGAGGCAGCCTCTGACCCCAGCATGTACCGATACATCAAAGAGGACCTCTTCACATCCGAGATCTACAAAGTGGAGATCCGCAATCTGCCCAAGTTTGTCGGCTTTAACGACCTGAAGAAGTTCCTGGCCAAACACAGCCTCAACCCGCACAAAATCAAGCTGTTCGGCAAGCAGACGTTTGCTTTCGTCACCTTCAAGAACGAGGAGGAGCGTGACAAGGCCATGAAGATGGTTCACGGCATGCAGTGGAAGGGCCAGGTGCTGAGTGTCAGGCTGGCCAAACCAAAAGCAGACCCCAtcctgaggaagaggaagcaggaggagggagaggggcaGCCCCCATCCAAGCGAACAGAGggggatgaggaagaggagcccCTCAGTGTCCAGATAGCCAACGTGGTGACTCCTCTGTGGAATGTGCCTTATGAGGAGCAGCTAAGGAggaaggagcaggaggtggtgggggtTCTGCAGAGATTGGCCAA AGAAATTGGCAGCACCAACAAGGCCATGTTACCATGGCTGTTTGCACAGAAGgggaaatacaacaaaatgtgTTGTCCTCTGGAAGCTATCCGACCATCTCCTACACAG ACGGAGTACAGAAACAAGTGCGAGTTCCTCATTTCAGTGGGCGCAGACGGTGAGGATAAGACCATCGGCTTCCGCCTGGGAAAATATAAAGGAGGCTCCTGCGCTGTGGTCGGGCCAGCTGACACGTGCCATGTCTCGGCCGAGGCCAAGAGAGTGGTCAGCGAGTTTCAGAAGTTCATCAG GACGACATCGTACTCTGTGTACAGCCCTGAAACATATGAAGGACACTGGAAGCAGCTGACTGTACGGACTACGAGGACCAAACAAGCCATGGCTGTAGTGTTCTTCAACCCTCAG AAACTCGAAGAAGAGGAAGTCAGTGCATTAAAGAGCTCCATGACGAAATACTTTACCGAAGGAGAGGGAAAGGACAGCGGAGTGACCTCTCTTTATTTTGTTAGAGAGGGTCAAAG GACTTCTCCTAACCCAGAGGACTTGCCCTGTGAGCTGGTGGCCGGAGAGGGCTCCATTCATGAGGAACTCCTGGGTCTGAAGTTCAGAATATCTCCTCATTCCTTCTTCCAG GTGAATACAGGAGCTGCGGAGGTGCTGTACTCTGCTGTGGGGGAATGGGCCCAGCTGGATGAGGACAGCACTGTGCTGGATGTGTGCTGTGGGACAGGGACCATCGGCATCTCTCTGGCTAAG AGGGTAAAGAAGGTGATCGGGATCGAGCTGTGCCAGGAGGCTGTGGAAGACGCAAAAGTTAATGCAAAGCTCAATG GTCTAAATAATGTCGAGTTTCACTGTGGAAAAGCTGAGGATGTGTTCCCCAACATTCTCAACGCTCTTGTGTCACCTAACGTCACCGCCATTGTGGATCCACCGAGGGCAGGCCTAC ATTCCAAGGTGATACTTGCCATCAGGAGGGCAGAGCATCTGAAAAGGCTGGTTTATGTGGCATGCAATGCCAAGGCAGCCATGAACAACTTCATCGA tcTGTGCAGGGCGCCATCCAACAGAGTTCACGGGGCCCCGTTCCGTCCAGTGCGAGCCATGGCAGTGGATCTGTTCCCTCAGACTATGCACGTTGAGATACTTCTGCTGTTGGAGAGAGTGGACTACaagtcccagcagcagcagaccagCAGCACTCAGGAAGAGACAGGGTCTTAG
- the trmt2a gene encoding tRNA (uracil-5-)-methyltransferase homolog A isoform X2: MADVSGSPVADPPPSKEENHDDVPQDSSKDNDDVKAEGENEAASDPSMYRYIKEDLFTSEIYKVEIRNLPKFVGFNDLKKFLAKHSLNPHKIKLFGKQTFAFVTFKNEEERDKAMKMVHGMQWKGQVLSVRLAKPKADPILRKRKQEEGEGQPPSKRTEGDEEEEPLSVQIANVVTPLWNVPYEEQLRRKEQEVVGVLQRLAKEIGSTNKAMLPWLFAQKGKYNKMCCPLEAIRPSPTQTEYRNKCEFLISVGADGEDKTIGFRLGKYKGGSCAVVGPADTCHVSAEAKRVVSEFQKFIRTTSYSVYSPETYEGHWKQLTVRTTRTKQAMAVVFFNPQKLEEEEVSALKSSMTKYFTEGEGKDSGVTSLYFVREGQRTSPNPEDLPCELVAGEGSIHEELLGLKFRISPHSFFQVNTGAAEVLYSAVGEWAQLDEDSTVLDVCCGTGTIGISLAKRVKKVIGIELCQEAVEDAKVNAKLNGLNNVEFHCGKAEDVFPNILNALVSPNVTAIVDPPRAGLHSKVILAIRRAEHLKRLVYVACNAKAAMNNFIDLCRAPSNRVHGAPFRPVRAMAVDLFPQTMHVEILLLLERVDYKSQQQQTSSTQEETGS, from the exons ATGGCAGATGTTAGTGGCAGTCCAGTGGCTGATCCTCCTCCTTCGAAGGAGGAGAACCATGATGACGTCCCCCAGGACTCCAGCAAGGATAATGATGACGTCAAAGCTGAGGGGGAGAACGAGGCAGCCTCTGACCCCAGCATGTACCGATACATCAAAGAGGACCTCTTCACATCCGAGATCTACAAAGTGGAGATCCGCAATCTGCCCAAGTTTGTCGGCTTTAACGACCTGAAGAAGTTCCTGGCCAAACACAGCCTCAACCCGCACAAAATCAAGCTGTTCGGCAAGCAGACGTTTGCTTTCGTCACCTTCAAGAACGAGGAGGAGCGTGACAAGGCCATGAAGATGGTTCACGGCATGCAGTGGAAGGGCCAGGTGCTGAGTGTCAGGCTGGCCAAACCAAAAGCAGACCCCAtcctgaggaagaggaagcaggaggagggagaggggcaGCCCCCATCCAAGCGAACAGAGggggatgaggaagaggagcccCTCAGTGTCCAGATAGCCAACGTGGTGACTCCTCTGTGGAATGTGCCTTATGAGGAGCAGCTAAGGAggaaggagcaggaggtggtgggggtTCTGCAGAGATTGGCCAA AGAAATTGGCAGCACCAACAAGGCCATGTTACCATGGCTGTTTGCACAGAAGgggaaatacaacaaaatgtgTTGTCCTCTGGAAGCTATCCGACCATCTCCTACACAG ACGGAGTACAGAAACAAGTGCGAGTTCCTCATTTCAGTGGGCGCAGACGGTGAGGATAAGACCATCGGCTTCCGCCTGGGAAAATATAAAGGAGGCTCCTGCGCTGTGGTCGGGCCAGCTGACACGTGCCATGTCTCGGCCGAGGCCAAGAGAGTGGTCAGCGAGTTTCAGAAGTTCATCAG GACGACATCGTACTCTGTGTACAGCCCTGAAACATATGAAGGACACTGGAAGCAGCTGACTGTACGGACTACGAGGACCAAACAAGCCATGGCTGTAGTGTTCTTCAACCCTCAG AAACTCGAAGAAGAGGAAGTCAGTGCATTAAAGAGCTCCATGACGAAATACTTTACCGAAGGAGAGGGAAAGGACAGCGGAGTGACCTCTCTTTATTTTGTTAGAGAGGGTCAAAG GACTTCTCCTAACCCAGAGGACTTGCCCTGTGAGCTGGTGGCCGGAGAGGGCTCCATTCATGAGGAACTCCTGGGTCTGAAGTTCAGAATATCTCCTCATTCCTTCTTCCAG GTGAATACAGGAGCTGCGGAGGTGCTGTACTCTGCTGTGGGGGAATGGGCCCAGCTGGATGAGGACAGCACTGTGCTGGATGTGTGCTGTGGGACAGGGACCATCGGCATCTCTCTGGCTAAG AGGGTAAAGAAGGTGATCGGGATCGAGCTGTGCCAGGAGGCTGTGGAAGACGCAAAAGTTAATGCAAAGCTCAATG GTCTAAATAATGTCGAGTTTCACTGTGGAAAAGCTGAGGATGTGTTCCCCAACATTCTCAACGCTCTTGTGTCACCTAACGTCACCGCCATTGTGGATCCACCGAGGGCAGGCCTAC ATTCCAAGGTGATACTTGCCATCAGGAGGGCAGAGCATCTGAAAAGGCTGGTTTATGTGGCATGCAATGCCAAGGCAGCCATGAACAACTTCATCGA tcTGTGCAGGGCGCCATCCAACAGAGTTCACGGGGCCCCGTTCCGTCCAGTGCGAGCCATGGCAGTGGATCTGTTCCCTCAGACTATGCACGTTGAGATACTTCTGCTGTTGGAGAGAGTGGACTACaagtcccagcagcagcagaccagCAGCACTCAGGAAGAGACAGGGTCTTAG